The region GAGTCAAGATTGGCCATATTGAGAACAAGGTTGGTCAAAACAACTCAGTCCAGAGTGAAGTAATATTCGAGGACGTCCGGGTGCCACAGGAGTGCCTGGTGGGCAAGGAGGGTGAGGGATTCAAGATTGCCATGAAGACACTCGACAAGACTCGTGCAGGCATTGCTGCCATCGCAACAGGCGTGGCCCAGAGAGCCGTGGACGAGGCCGCAAGGTTTGCAAACGTCCGACAACAGTTCGGACAGCCCATTGGAATGTTCCAAGGCATCAGCTTCATGCTGGCAGACATGGGTGCCAGGACGGAGGCAGCCAGGCAGCTCACAAGATATGCAGCTTGGCTTGCAGATGCTGACGCACCGGTCTCAAAGGTGTCAGCATATGCCAAGTTCTTCGCATCCGATGCTGCGATGCAGAACGCAATCGATGCAGTGCAGATAATGGGTGGCTATGGTTACCTCGATGAGTATCCTGTGGCGAAGCTGATGCGCGACGCAAAGCTGCTGCAGATATACGAAGGCACCAACCAGGTTCAGCGGGTGGTTGCTGGTGGTGCTGTGATAAAGGAGGGCGCAGGTCTAGACACTGGCTTCCATGTCAAGTATCCCGGCCGTGACGCACCTATAATGTAGTACGCGAAGAGAGAAATCCAGGTGGGGTCTCCTGTGACACGTCCGGCGACCCCGCCCCGTCTCATTCGGCGAGTGCTGCTGTTTCTGCTATCATATCCCAGAGTCGGGCGTGCTGTCTCGACACTCCTCGGAGCACTTGAGGTCCCACTTCTGGACACAATCTCGTTTCTGGAGCAGCACACCCGTGTCTCATTCTGCACGATGATGCGAAGTTTCACGAGAGTCTACGGCAGTCGCGTGATTCCCCTCGATGTCACACTCGGTCTGACCCCGGTTCTATCACCGACCGAGGAAGTGCTCCAGCTGGTACAGCGTGTCGAGAGTCTTGCGATAGGATACTGCTACTGCCGGACAAAGTACAGAAACTGTCAGAACGAGCTCTGGACTTGTATCCATGTGGGGACGGCTCAGAGCATCACAGAACTCTCAAGGCGACTGCCGATGAGACCGGCCAGTCTGCAGGAAGTCGAGGACCTGATCAGAAGGTGCGACCGTGCCGGGCTTGTGCATCAGCTCATCACCGCCCCGACGAGCCAGTATGTCTACGTCATCTGCAATTGCTGTCCCTGCTGCTGTGTAATGCTCCGTAGCGCAATTCGATATGGAGTGAAGAACACCGCCCTCGCCAGCAGTTTCATTTCCGAAGTGGACTTTGCAAAGTGCACTGCGTGTGGGGAGTGTGTACGGCGATGTCACTTCGGGGCCAGACAACTGAGTGACAAGAGACTCACTCACATCCCGGAGCTCTGCAGCGGGTGTGGGCTGTGCGTGAGCAGCTGTGCCGCTGGTGCGACGAGACTTGTCAGGCGGCAGATGTGGCTCCAGCTATCTACTTAAGAGCGATTTCCACGAGACCGCCACAGTCATCTAAGGAGACCGGTCAACTTGGACGATAATGAGACCCTGAAGACCATCAGAGAGAGGCGAGCCATTCGGGACTACGACACAGCACGGGATGTCCCGGACGAGCTGATTCGCAGAATCATTGAAGCCGGTGGGTATGCGCCCAGTGCAGAGAACCAGCAACCGTGGAGGGTCATCGTTGTGAGAGACCCCGAGCTACGAAAGTTCATTGGCCAGATTGCGGTTGACAGGACGGTACAGCTCTTTGGGAGGGCTACACCACGGCAGGAACTTGAGCGGCGTCTCAGCTACATCGAGTCGAAGGCGTCGTTGGAACGGACAATAGAAATACTGATCACGGGACAACGCTTCGAGTATATCAAGGGAGAAGCAAAGACCAACGGAGCCCCGGTCCTTCTTGTCCTGGCTGTCGACCAGACTCATGTGGGCAACTCACAGCCTACACTTCGCGGTACCGGTGGGGTCTTTGGCTGGTCCGGACCAAGACATGCTGTGATTGCGGGTGCAATGATGATGCAGAACATGGCATTGGCAGCTGCGTCACTTGGAATCGGCAGCTGCGTCTCATCAGTGCAGTTGGACCACTTCGACGATGTCGGAGCGATATGCCAGAAGCTAGGAATCCCATTCCCTCACTGGGTACCAATTCTGTGTCTGACACTTGGATATGCAAAGGCTGAACGGACCCTCGGTCCACCTAGGCAGCCACCCGAGGAGATTGCCTTCTTGAATCACTGGGGAAAACCGTTCACCGTAGGGAGGCGATAGTCATGGAGACATTGGAGATTCTACGCACCGGTTTCGTGGCGTTCATTGACGGCCTCTGGTGGGGCCTGAGAGACAACGTGGGAGCCCTGTCCATGTATGAGGGGTTCTCGTCCGCGTTCAAACAGATGGGCAAAGAGATAGCGCAGCTGTCGGGAGGAAAGGGCCCTCAGGACGGGGCCAGAATCGCCGCCCTCGCCATGAACGCAATCGGCCTCGACGTTGGACAGGAAGGCAACAAGGTCACCGTGAGGTCCTGTCCCATATGGAACCGAATCCTTGAGCGTGGACTTGAATACGCCTTCCACATAGAGGAGATCTGCTGGCTGCCGATGATGCAGGGCATAGGAGAGGTGGTCG is a window of Candidatus Thorarchaeota archaeon DNA encoding:
- a CDS encoding nitroreductase family protein; the encoded protein is MDDNETLKTIRERRAIRDYDTARDVPDELIRRIIEAGGYAPSAENQQPWRVIVVRDPELRKFIGQIAVDRTVQLFGRATPRQELERRLSYIESKASLERTIEILITGQRFEYIKGEAKTNGAPVLLVLAVDQTHVGNSQPTLRGTGGVFGWSGPRHAVIAGAMMMQNMALAAASLGIGSCVSSVQLDHFDDVGAICQKLGIPFPHWVPILCLTLGYAKAERTLGPPRQPPEEIAFLNHWGKPFTVGRR
- a CDS encoding acyl-CoA dehydrogenase family protein, with the translated sequence MDFGLSDMEKKLFERAKQFTREHITPKAAELEKRGEFPMEVVQKAYEAGLMNLHIPTAAGGPGLSLLCETLVSEATGYGCAGLATSIMCNNLAFAPLVIGATTEQLQKYVQPLITGKQVKFGAFCLTERKAGSDAGAVATRAVRDGDEYVINGVKCFITNGPQASLFTVFASTQPELKNKGISVFMVPKGKGVKIGHIENKVGQNNSVQSEVIFEDVRVPQECLVGKEGEGFKIAMKTLDKTRAGIAAIATGVAQRAVDEAARFANVRQQFGQPIGMFQGISFMLADMGARTEAARQLTRYAAWLADADAPVSKVSAYAKFFASDAAMQNAIDAVQIMGGYGYLDEYPVAKLMRDAKLLQIYEGTNQVQRVVAGGAVIKEGAGLDTGFHVKYPGRDAPIM